In Arctopsyche grandis isolate Sample6627 chromosome 13, ASM5162203v2, whole genome shotgun sequence, one DNA window encodes the following:
- the LOC143921190 gene encoding AN1-type zinc finger protein 1-like gives MEFPSLGEQCSYSNCQRLDFIPLRCECFKYFCKDHFLPHCLSGECSEAEKPKDKTASSTDSIIFKCHSDNCKMASLIEMACLKCEKHFCITHRFHASCYNLHCDPDDSLAQFKLEEELDKKHEQTRQLIEAEVTERLRKAEQTSKAKTALKIQLMKLKSKAIGEKSVSIPDRAYFAVRIPADASPKNLQNTPRNICSRNDFNDVSIKPVFVSKLWSLGRTIDSICDTCLVNNDNNVKAAPKIRLFRESDGMCVSLKEMDQSIENLLDSKTIVDGERILLEYVSADYIQNAATNTVHFIG, from the exons ATGGAGTTTCCAAGTTTAGGAGAACAGTGTTCTTATTCAAATTGTCAACGGTTGGATTTTATTCCATTGAGGTGTGAATGTTTCAAGTATTTTTGCAAAGATCATTTTTTACCCCACTGTTTGTCTGGTGAATGTTCGGAGGCGGAGAAACCAAAAGACAAAACAGCTTCCAGTACAGATTCAATTATATTCAAATGTCACTCTGACAACTGCAAAATGGCGAGCTTGATCGAAATGGCATGTTTAAAATGCGAGAAACATTTTTGCATCACCCATAGGTTTCATGC ATCGTGCTATAATTTACATTGTGACCCCGATGATTCATTGGCACAATTTAAATTGGAAGAGGAATTGGATAAGAAACATGAACAAACTAGGCAGTTAATTGAAGCAGAG GTAACGGAAAGATTAAGGAAAGCAGAACAGACATCTAAAGCTAAAACTGCACTAAAAATACagttaatgaaattaaaatctaaAGCCATCGGCGAAAAAAGCGTATCAATTCCCGACAGAGCATATTTCGCAGTGAGGATACCAGCTGATGCGAGTCCTAAAAACCTTCAAAACACCCCAAGAAACATATGCAGTCGTAATGACTTCAATGATGTTTCGATAAAGCCCGTTTTCGTCTCAAAGCTGTGGTCGTTAGGTCGAACAATAGATTCGATTTGTGACACATGCTTGgtcaataatgataataatgtgAAAGCTGCTCCAAAGATTCGTCTGTTCCGAGAGTCTGACGGCATGTGCGTGTCCTTAAAAGAGATGGATCAATCTATTGAGAACTTGTTAGACAGCAAGACTATCGTCGATGGTGAACGAATCCTTCTAGAATATGTATCAGCTGATTATATCCAGAATGCGGCGACTAACACTGTCCACTTTATTGGTTAA
- the LOC143921192 gene encoding uncharacterized protein LOC143921192, whose protein sequence is MRAAIEDLSPIGSIGEGKKPMPMQGSTGEIGERERWWRQNGNSANVYSGADSPSSGGSTSRLQTWPDDDDDQDIEVDDDDQEEKTSANHIHDEESSGSEGRANGSSRGSLGRRTAWPSGGRRKRSAASARERNLRRLESNERERMRMHSLNDAFEQLREVIPHVKMERKLSKIETLTLAKNYIMALTNVICDMRGEEKHYTFVDADENSVDGGYAGRPPENNNNCPMQRDLETRSSCHSTSIVTSTNITSNHQTDYKTS, encoded by the exons ATGAGAGCTGCTATTGAAGATCTGTCTCCGATCGGTTCGATCGGCGAAGGAAAG aAACCAATGCCAATGCAAGGGAGTACTGGTGAAATAGGAGAACGTGAAAGATGGTGGAGACAAAATGGCAATTCAGCCAATGTCTACTCTGGCGCTGACTCTCCTAGCTCCGGAGGCTCCACAAGTCGCTTGCAAACTTGGcccgatgacgatgatgatcaAGATATAGAAGTAGACGACGACGATCAAGAGGAGAAAACTTCTGCAAATCATATACATG ATGAGGAGAGTTCTGGAAGTGAAGGTCGAGCAAATGGTAGTTCACGGGGATCCTTGGGACGACGAACAGCTTGGCCATCAGGTGGAAGACGGAAAAGAAGTGCAGCTTCAGCACGGGAGCGAAACTTGAGGAGGCTAGAGAGCAACGAGCGCGAACGCATGCGTATGCATTCTTTAAATGATGCATTTGAg CAATTGAGAGAAGTCATTCCGCACGTTAAGATGGAAAGAAAACTATCAAAAATAGAAACATTAACTTtagcaaaaaattatatcatggCACTTACCAATGTCATTTGTGATATGAGAGGGGAAGAAAAACATTATAC GTTTGTTGATGCAGATGAAAATAGTGTCGATGGAGGTTATGCTGGACGGCCACcagaaaacaataataattgtcCAATGCAACGTGACTTAGAAACGAGGAGTTCCTGCCATTCGACAAGTATAGTGACATCAACAAACATTACCTCCAACCATCAGACTGATTATAAAACTTCGTAA